In one Balaenoptera musculus isolate JJ_BM4_2016_0621 chromosome 2, mBalMus1.pri.v3, whole genome shotgun sequence genomic region, the following are encoded:
- the LOC118890922 gene encoding LOW QUALITY PROTEIN: voltage-dependent anion-selective channel protein 1-like (The sequence of the model RefSeq protein was modified relative to this genomic sequence to represent the inferred CDS: deleted 1 base in 1 codon), with the protein MAVPPTYADLGKSARDVFTKGYGFGLIKVDLKTKSENGLEFTSSGSANTETTKVTGSLETKYRWTKYGLKFMEKWNTDNTLGTEITVEDQLARGLKLTFDSSFSPNTGKKNAKIKTGYKWEHINLGCDVDFDIAGPSTRGALVLGYEGWLAGYQVNFETAKSRVTQSNVAVGYKMDEFQLHTNVSDGTEFGGSTYQKVNKLETTVNLAWTTGNSNTHFGITAKYQIDPDACLLAKVNSSSLIGLGYTQTLKPGIKLTLSALLDGKNVNAGGHKLGLGLEFQA; encoded by the exons ATGGCTGTGCCTCCCACATATGCTGATCTTGGCAAATCTGCCAGGGATGTCTTCACCAAGGGCTATGGATTTGGCTTAATAAAAGttgatttgaaaacaaaatctgaGAATGGACTGGAATTTACAAGCTCAGGTTCAGCCAACACCGAGACCACCAAAGTGACGGGCAGTCTGGAAACCAAGTACAGATGGACCAAATATGGTCTAAAGTTTATGGAGAAATGGAACACCGACAACACGCTGGGCACGGAGATTACTGTGGAAGATCAGCTGGCACGTGGCCTGAAGCTGACCTTCGATTCATCCTTCTCACcaaacact gggaaaaaaaatgctaaaatcaAGACAGGGTACAAGTGGGAACATATCAACCTGGGTTGTGACGTCGATTTCGACATTGCCGGGCCTTCCACCCGGGGTGCTCTGGTGCTGGGTTAtgagggctggctggctggctacCAGGTGAATTTTGAGACCGCAAAGTCTCGAGTGACCCAGAGCAACGTTGCGGTTGGCTACAAGATGGATGAGTTCCAGCTTCACACTAATGTAAGTGATGGGACAGAGTTTGGCGGCTCCACTTATCAGAAAGTGAACAAGTTGGAGACTACTGTTAATCTGGCCTGGACAACGGGAAACAGTAACACTCACTTCGGAATAACAGCCAAGTACCAGATCGACCCTGACGCCTGCCTCTTGGCTAAAGTGAATAGCTCCAGCCTGATAGGGTTAGGATATACTCAGACCCTAAAGCCAGGTATCAAACTGACACTGTCAGCTCTGCTGGATGGCAAGAATGTCAACGCTGGTGGCCACAAGCTTGGTCTAGGACTGGAGTTTCAAGCATAA